A genomic segment from Candidatus Brocadia sinica JPN1 encodes:
- a CDS encoding site-specific DNA-methyltransferase has product MNKNQKLELTWIDKDNQPKLEPCILIEDPEKSYGHTPNPLSRGEYKSPLLGGDSGVGNMLIYGDNLLALKALEQDFAGQIKCACIDPPYNTGNAFEHYDDGLEHSIWLSLMKPRIEILHRLLRDDGTLWITIDNDECHYLKVLCDEIFGRRNFVSNVVWEKKFSPQNDAKWLSDSHDHILVYAKNKDIWRPNLLPRTEDMDFRYSNPDNDPRGSWTSSDLTAQEPFEYGVYEIVGPTGKVFSPGNNRHWVYGKEKMEELIADKRIWFGASGNNKPRFKRFLSEVQKGIVSKTIWYRTEVGDNQEAKREVKVFNDDDVFATPKPERLIQRILTLATNPGDWVLDSFLGSGTTVAVAHKMGRRWISIELGEHCHTHCLPRLKKVVDGTDQGGISRIVHTPYPSQEGNEPTPSPSQEGNKKSPLLGGEKGVGWQGGGGFKYYYLAPSLLKKDKHDNWIIDERYNADMLAAAMAKHEGFRYCPDEHIYWKQGRSTEKDYIFITTQFVTVQSLDKIHEEMKPDESLLICCKSFQKACENRYAAITIKKIPKMLLGRCEFGKEDYSLNIINLPEPTPDPSQEGNIKKETSQDGNLKNPSKEGNKMGISQEGNKHTPNHLSRGEHESPLSGGDLGVGKSGRDKKPNKDNSTGKNVKQRKLFK; this is encoded by the coding sequence ATGAACAAAAACCAAAAACTTGAACTCACGTGGATAGACAAGGATAATCAGCCAAAGCTAGAGCCGTGTATATTGATTGAAGATCCTGAAAAGTCGTATGGACACACCCCCAACCCCCTCTCGAGAGGGGAGTATAAAAGTCCCCTCCTGGGAGGGGATTCAGGGGTGGGTAATATGCTTATCTATGGTGATAACCTGCTTGCCCTGAAAGCCCTTGAGCAGGACTTTGCAGGACAGATAAAGTGCGCATGCATTGACCCGCCTTATAATACCGGCAATGCCTTTGAACATTACGATGACGGGCTGGAACATTCCATCTGGCTGAGTCTGATGAAGCCAAGAATTGAAATACTGCACAGGCTGTTACGTGATGACGGAACACTATGGATAACAATTGACAATGATGAATGTCATTATCTGAAAGTGCTTTGTGATGAGATTTTTGGAAGAAGGAATTTTGTGAGCAATGTCGTTTGGGAAAAGAAGTTTTCACCGCAAAATGACGCGAAATGGCTTTCTGACAGTCACGATCATATTTTGGTCTATGCCAAGAATAAAGACATTTGGAGGCCTAATTTATTGCCAAGAACTGAGGATATGGATTTCCGTTATTCTAATCCAGACAATGACCCAAGAGGGTCATGGACATCGTCTGATTTAACCGCTCAAGAACCTTTTGAATATGGCGTATACGAAATTGTAGGTCCGACAGGCAAAGTGTTTTCGCCAGGTAATAATCGTCATTGGGTTTATGGTAAAGAAAAGATGGAAGAACTTATTGCAGATAAAAGAATTTGGTTTGGTGCATCAGGAAATAATAAACCAAGATTTAAACGATTTTTATCAGAGGTTCAAAAAGGGATTGTATCAAAAACAATTTGGTACAGAACAGAGGTCGGAGATAATCAGGAAGCGAAGCGTGAAGTAAAGGTATTTAATGACGATGATGTTTTTGCAACGCCAAAGCCTGAACGCTTAATCCAGCGCATTCTAACCTTAGCTACGAACCCCGGCGATTGGGTTTTGGACTCCTTCTTAGGTTCAGGCACGACTGTCGCTGTTGCTCATAAGATGGGGCGCAGGTGGATAAGTATTGAACTTGGCGAACATTGCCATACCCATTGTCTGCCGCGGTTGAAAAAGGTTGTTGACGGAACGGATCAGGGCGGCATATCAAGAATTGTACACACCCCTTACCCCTCTCAAGAGGGGAATGAACCCACCCCCAGCCCCTCCCAAGAGGGGAATAAAAAAAGTCCCCTCCTGGGAGGGGAGAAAGGGGTGGGTTGGCAGGGCGGCGGTGGTTTCAAATATTACTATTTAGCCCCGAGTTTACTGAAAAAGGATAAACATGATAACTGGATTATTGACGAACGTTATAATGCCGATATGCTTGCCGCAGCGATGGCAAAACACGAAGGCTTTAGATACTGCCCGGACGAGCATATTTACTGGAAACAGGGTCGTTCTACGGAAAAGGATTATATTTTTATTACTACACAGTTTGTTACGGTACAGTCTCTGGATAAGATTCACGAAGAAATGAAACCGGACGAAAGCCTGCTGATTTGTTGTAAATCTTTTCAGAAAGCCTGCGAAAATCGTTACGCTGCTATTACCATAAAAAAGATTCCCAAGATGTTGCTTGGCAGGTGTGAATTTGGAAAAGAGGATTATAGCCTAAATATCATCAATTTGCCTGAACCCACCCCTGACCCCTCCCAAGAGGGGAATATAAAGAAAGAGACCTCCCAGGATGGGAATTTGAAGAATCCCTCCAAGGAGGGGAATAAGATGGGAATATCTCAAGAGGGGAATAAACACACGCCCAACCACCTCTCAAGAGGAGAGCATGAAAGTCCCCTCTCGGGAGGGGATTTAGGGGTGGGTAAATCGGGTAGAGATAAAAAGCCCAACAAAGATAATTCCACAGGAAAAAATGTGAAACAAAGAAAATTATTCAAATGA